From a single Bradyrhizobium sediminis genomic region:
- the araD gene encoding L-arabinonate dehydratase, with amino-acid sequence MEKDKSPETLRSARWFAPDDLRAFGHRSRAMQMGYAPEEWKGRPVIAILNTWSDAQPCHMHFKSRVDDVKRGVLMAGGFPMELPALSLSESFLKPTTMLYRNMLAMDAEELLRGHPVDGVVLMGGCDKTTPGLLLGATSMGLPTIYLPAGPMLRGNWKGKTLGSGSDAWKYWDERRAGKISDKDWVDVEAGIARSYGTCMTMGTASTMTAIAESIGMTLPGASSIPAADAGHIRMASECGRRIVDMVWEDLTPQKIQTRKAFENAITVAMAMGCSTNAIIHLIAQARRAGQDVGLDDFEIASRKVPVIANVRPSGDTYLMEDFFYAGGLPGLMSRIRPHLHLDAMTVTGKTLGDNIARAEVYNDDVIRNLDNPIYAEGALAVLKGNLAPDGCVIKPSACEPRFLKHTGPALVFDDYPAMKKAVDDPDLDVTADHVMILRNAGPQGGPGMPEWGMLPIPTKLVKQGVRDMVRLSDARMSGTSYGACILHVAPESYIGGPLALVKNGDRITLDVAARTINLDVPEAELAKRRAEWKPPEPRYERGYGWMFTRHIRQANEGCDFDFLETGFGAPVDEPSIY; translated from the coding sequence ATGGAAAAAGACAAAAGCCCGGAAACGCTCCGCAGCGCGCGCTGGTTCGCGCCCGACGATCTCAGAGCCTTCGGCCACCGCTCGCGCGCTATGCAGATGGGCTACGCGCCGGAGGAGTGGAAGGGCCGCCCGGTGATCGCGATCCTCAACACCTGGTCGGACGCGCAGCCCTGCCACATGCATTTCAAATCGCGCGTCGACGACGTCAAGCGCGGCGTGCTGATGGCGGGCGGCTTCCCGATGGAATTGCCGGCGCTGTCGCTGTCGGAGTCCTTCCTGAAGCCGACCACCATGCTCTACCGCAACATGCTGGCGATGGACGCCGAGGAACTGCTGCGCGGCCACCCGGTCGACGGCGTGGTGCTGATGGGCGGCTGCGACAAGACCACGCCGGGCCTGCTGCTCGGCGCCACCTCCATGGGCCTGCCGACGATCTATCTGCCGGCCGGGCCGATGCTGCGCGGCAACTGGAAGGGCAAGACGCTGGGCTCCGGGTCGGACGCCTGGAAATACTGGGACGAGCGCCGCGCCGGGAAGATCTCCGACAAGGACTGGGTCGATGTCGAGGCCGGCATCGCCCGCAGCTACGGCACCTGCATGACCATGGGCACTGCATCCACCATGACCGCGATCGCCGAATCGATCGGCATGACCCTGCCGGGCGCCTCGTCGATTCCGGCCGCCGACGCCGGGCATATCCGCATGGCTTCGGAATGCGGCCGCCGGATCGTCGACATGGTGTGGGAGGATCTGACGCCGCAGAAGATCCAGACCCGCAAGGCGTTCGAGAACGCCATCACTGTAGCGATGGCGATGGGCTGCTCGACCAATGCGATCATCCATCTGATAGCGCAGGCGCGCCGCGCCGGCCAGGACGTCGGGCTCGACGATTTCGAAATCGCCAGCCGCAAGGTGCCTGTGATCGCCAATGTGCGGCCCTCCGGCGACACCTATCTGATGGAGGATTTCTTCTATGCCGGCGGCTTGCCCGGGCTGATGAGCCGGATCAGGCCGCACCTGCATCTCGACGCCATGACCGTAACCGGCAAAACGCTCGGCGACAACATCGCGCGCGCCGAAGTCTACAACGATGACGTGATTCGAAACCTCGACAATCCGATCTATGCCGAGGGCGCGCTGGCCGTGCTCAAGGGCAACCTCGCGCCGGATGGCTGCGTGATCAAGCCCAGCGCCTGCGAGCCGCGCTTTCTCAAGCATACCGGCCCCGCGCTGGTGTTCGACGATTACCCCGCGATGAAGAAGGCGGTCGACGATCCGGATCTCGACGTGACCGCCGATCACGTCATGATCCTGCGCAATGCCGGGCCGCAGGGCGGGCCGGGCATGCCGGAATGGGGCATGCTGCCGATCCCCACAAAACTGGTAAAGCAGGGCGTGCGCGACATGGTGCGGCTGTCGGATGCGCGCATGAGCGGCACCAGCTACGGCGCCTGCATCCTGCATGTGGCGCCGGAATCCTATATCGGCGGACCCCTGGCGCTGGTGAAGAACGGCGACCGCATCACGCTCGATGTCGCTGCCCGTACCATCAATCTCGATGTGCCGGAAGCGGAATTGGCCAAACGCCGCGCCGAATGGAAGCCGCCGGAACCGCGCTACGAGCGCGGCTATGGCTGGATGTTCACCAGGCACATCAGGCAGGCCAACGAGGGCTGCGATTTCGATTTCCTCGAAACCGGATTTGGCGCGCCGGTCGATGAGCCGTCGATTTATTAA
- a CDS encoding ribonuclease activity regulator RraA, with translation MTMLSDVTRAKLKTISTATVATALFKRGFRTQCIQDVHPLSPDQPTLVGEAFTLRYMPAREDLNKLDVFRDRSHPQRKAIEDCPPGAVLVMDSRKDARAASAGAILVTRLMQRGVAGVVTDGGFRDSAEIARLGFPAFHHRPSAPTNLTLHQAIEINGPIGCGDAPVFPGDVILGDNDGVIVIPAHLADEIANEAFEMTAFEDFVTEQVRHGRGIFGLYPATDEQTLIDFAAWRKQTGR, from the coding sequence ATGACCATGCTCAGCGACGTCACCCGCGCAAAACTCAAAACCATCTCGACCGCCACGGTGGCGACCGCGCTGTTCAAGCGCGGCTTCCGCACCCAGTGCATTCAGGACGTGCATCCGCTTTCTCCCGATCAGCCGACGCTGGTCGGGGAGGCCTTCACCTTGCGCTACATGCCGGCGCGCGAGGATCTCAACAAGCTCGACGTGTTCCGCGACCGCTCCCATCCGCAGCGCAAGGCTATCGAGGACTGCCCGCCCGGCGCGGTGCTGGTGATGGACAGCCGCAAGGATGCTCGCGCGGCATCGGCCGGCGCCATCCTGGTGACCCGGCTGATGCAGCGCGGCGTCGCTGGCGTCGTCACCGACGGCGGCTTTCGCGACTCCGCCGAGATCGCAAGACTCGGCTTTCCCGCCTTTCACCACCGGCCGAGCGCGCCGACCAACCTGACGCTGCATCAGGCCATCGAGATCAATGGTCCGATCGGCTGCGGTGACGCGCCGGTGTTTCCCGGCGACGTCATCCTTGGCGACAACGACGGCGTGATCGTGATCCCGGCGCATCTCGCGGACGAGATCGCCAACGAAGCCTTCGAAATGACCGCGTTCGAGGATTTCGTCACCGAACAGGTGCGCCATGGCCGCGGCATCTTCGGGCTGTACCCGGCGACCGACGAGCAGACGCTGATCGATTTCGCGGCATGGCGAAAGCAGACCGGAAGATAG
- a CDS encoding flavin reductase family protein, with amino-acid sequence MPKYTKTDFPVENVRRLLEPGPVVLVSSAHKDETNIMTMGWHMPMEFQPSLVGCIISSANHSFEMIRRSRQCAINVPTEEIAAAVVRIGNSSGRDIDKFDAFGLTPKPGAHVRAPLIAECYASFECRLVDASQVRKYNMFVFEVVKAHVAASPKYPKTIHYRGDGEFMISGANTRKYRKLFRPEML; translated from the coding sequence ATGCCGAAATACACCAAGACCGACTTCCCCGTCGAAAACGTCCGCCGCCTGCTCGAACCGGGGCCGGTCGTACTGGTCAGTTCCGCGCACAAGGACGAGACCAACATCATGACCATGGGCTGGCACATGCCGATGGAGTTTCAGCCTTCGCTGGTCGGCTGCATCATCTCCAGCGCCAACCACAGTTTCGAGATGATCCGCAGGAGCCGGCAATGCGCGATCAACGTTCCGACCGAGGAAATAGCTGCCGCCGTGGTCCGAATCGGCAATTCGTCGGGGCGCGACATCGACAAGTTCGACGCCTTCGGGCTCACGCCGAAGCCCGGTGCCCACGTCCGTGCGCCGCTGATCGCCGAATGCTACGCTAGCTTCGAATGCCGGCTGGTCGATGCCAGCCAAGTCAGGAAGTACAACATGTTCGTCTTTGAGGTGGTCAAGGCGCATGTCGCGGCCTCGCCCAAATATCCGAAGACGATCCACTACCGCGGCGACGGCGAGTTCATGATCTCCGGTGCCAATACCCGCAAATACCGCAAGCTGTTCAGGCCGGAGATGCTGTGA
- a CDS encoding S9 family peptidase encodes MAQPIKKTVSQTAPVAPRRPHSFTAHGITIADDYAWLKDAKWQEVLRDPSVLDPDIRKYLEAENDYTESLLGHTAALQKKLVAEMRGRIKEDDSSVPAPDGPYAYLRKFREGGQHEMFGRMPRGGGETEIVLDGDKLAADHDYFKFGGSRHSLDHKLEAWSADIKGSEYFTIRVRNWADRSDLDDIVEETDGGVVWSADSKAFLYVKLDDNHRPMQVWLHRLGTKQADDVLVYEEHDAGWFTHIHESTSGRFCVISGGDHETSEQRLVDLADPASPPRVVAAREEGVQYSVTDRGDELFILTNTDDAIDFKIVTAPLASPERANWRDLIPHRAGIYILDIELYSGHLVRLERANALPAIVIRDLKTSEEHAIAFDEAAYSLDTMGGYEFDTTNLRFAYSSMTTPSEVYDYDMATRTRTFRKRQEIPSGHNPADYVTTRIMAPSHDGALVPVSILHARDLKRDGTAPLLLYGYGSYGMAMPASFSANRLSLVDRGFVYAIAHIRGGADKGWGWYLDGKREKKTNSFDDFAASARALIAEKYTGAKRIVGHGGSAGGMLMGAVANRAGELFAGIVAEVPFVDVLNTMLDDTLPLTPPEWPEWGNPIESEKDFRTILSYSPYDNIAAKDYPAILAMGGLTDPRVTYWEPAKWIARLRATMRGGGPVLLRTNMGAGHGGASGRFNRLDEVAIAYAFALWAVGMAEKSEA; translated from the coding sequence GTGGCACAACCGATCAAGAAGACCGTCTCACAGACCGCGCCGGTGGCGCCGCGCCGGCCGCATTCCTTCACCGCCCATGGCATTACCATTGCCGACGACTATGCCTGGCTGAAAGATGCCAAATGGCAGGAGGTGCTGCGCGACCCCTCGGTGCTGGACCCGGACATCCGGAAATATCTCGAGGCGGAAAACGACTACACCGAAAGCCTGCTCGGCCACACCGCTGCCCTGCAGAAGAAGCTGGTCGCGGAAATGCGCGGCCGCATCAAGGAGGACGATTCCAGCGTGCCGGCGCCGGATGGTCCCTACGCCTATTTGCGCAAATTCCGCGAGGGCGGGCAGCACGAGATGTTCGGCCGCATGCCGCGAGGCGGCGGCGAGACCGAGATCGTGCTCGACGGCGACAAGCTCGCCGCCGACCACGACTATTTCAAGTTCGGAGGCAGCCGGCATTCGCTGGACCACAAGCTTGAAGCCTGGAGCGCGGACATCAAGGGATCGGAATATTTTACGATCCGGGTACGCAACTGGGCCGATCGCAGCGACCTCGACGACATCGTCGAGGAGACCGACGGCGGTGTGGTGTGGAGCGCGGACAGCAAGGCCTTCCTCTACGTCAAGCTCGACGACAACCACCGGCCGATGCAGGTCTGGCTGCATCGCCTCGGCACAAAACAGGCCGACGACGTGCTGGTCTATGAAGAGCACGATGCCGGCTGGTTCACCCATATCCATGAGAGCACCAGCGGCCGCTTCTGCGTGATATCAGGCGGCGACCACGAAACCTCCGAACAGCGGCTGGTCGATCTCGCCGATCCGGCTTCCCCGCCGCGCGTGGTCGCTGCGCGCGAGGAAGGCGTGCAGTATTCGGTCACCGACCGCGGCGACGAGCTGTTCATTCTCACCAACACCGACGACGCCATCGACTTCAAGATCGTCACCGCGCCGCTGGCCTCGCCGGAGCGCGCCAACTGGCGCGACCTGATCCCGCACCGCGCCGGCATCTATATCCTCGATATCGAGCTCTACAGCGGCCACCTGGTGCGGCTGGAACGCGCCAATGCGCTGCCTGCGATCGTCATCCGCGATCTCAAGACTTCGGAGGAGCACGCTATCGCCTTCGACGAGGCGGCGTATTCGCTGGACACCATGGGCGGCTACGAATTCGACACCACCAATCTGCGCTTTGCCTATTCGTCGATGACGACGCCGTCGGAAGTCTACGACTACGACATGGCGACCCGCACCCGAACCTTTCGCAAGCGCCAGGAAATTCCGTCCGGCCACAACCCCGCCGACTATGTCACCACCCGCATCATGGCGCCCTCGCATGACGGCGCGCTGGTGCCGGTGTCGATCCTGCACGCCAGGGATCTCAAGCGCGACGGCACCGCGCCGCTATTGCTCTACGGCTACGGCTCCTACGGCATGGCGATGCCGGCCTCGTTCTCCGCCAACCGGCTGTCGCTGGTCGACCGCGGTTTCGTCTATGCGATCGCGCATATCCGCGGCGGCGCCGACAAAGGCTGGGGCTGGTATCTCGACGGCAAGCGCGAGAAGAAGACGAACTCGTTCGATGACTTTGCGGCCTCGGCGCGGGCGCTGATCGCGGAAAAATACACCGGCGCCAAGCGCATCGTCGGCCATGGCGGCAGCGCCGGCGGCATGCTGATGGGCGCGGTCGCCAACCGCGCCGGCGAATTGTTCGCCGGTATCGTCGCCGAGGTGCCGTTCGTCGACGTGCTCAACACCATGCTCGACGACACCCTGCCGCTGACGCCGCCGGAATGGCCGGAATGGGGCAACCCGATCGAAAGCGAAAAGGATTTTCGCACCATCCTGTCCTATTCGCCCTATGACAACATCGCGGCGAAGGATTATCCGGCGATCCTCGCGATGGGCGGGTTGACCGATCCGCGCGTCACCTATTGGGAGCCGGCGAAATGGATCGCGCGGCTGCGCGCCACCATGCGAGGCGGCGGCCCGGTGCTGCTGCGCACCAATATGGGCGCCGGCCACGGCGGCGCCTCCGGCCGCTTCAACCGGCTCGACGAAGTCGCGATCGCCTACGCGTTTGCGCTGTGGGCGGTCGGGATGGCGGAGAAAAGCGAGGCGTGA
- a CDS encoding MBOAT family O-acyltransferase: MLFNSYQFIFLFLPVALAGYFASDRLGNVAPVLWLALASLGFYSVSGWQFVPLLLGSIAFNYAVGWLMISSRLHPAPRFAILAFGVAGDLAVLGYFKYAGFLAANLNAIFSTGFAVNVLLPVGISFYTFTQIAFLVDAYRGKVARYALPHYALFVTYFPHLIAGPILHHRDMIPQFERAEAKRPDPHLILCGLIIFAIGLFKKTCLADGIQPLVSLAFGPNAPTFDQAWLGALAYTFQLYFDFSGYSDMAIGISLMFGIFLPLNFNSPYKATSIVDFWRRWHMTLSQFLRDYLYIPLGGNRHGAVLRYVNLMVTMVLGGLWHGAAWTFVVWGALHGGYLCVNHAWNRFGPAVAPRFERAADIAAFVVTFIAVVIAWVFFRADSMTTALYVLSKMADPGNVAFGRLEIAQAIFILIYAGIAWFAPNTQTIMGYDHANRTVGRGLRAWQMRPLFIYATAAVLAFGILGIQQHSEFIYFRF, encoded by the coding sequence ATGCTTTTCAACTCCTACCAGTTTATTTTCCTGTTTCTGCCGGTCGCGTTGGCCGGCTATTTCGCGTCCGACCGGCTCGGCAATGTGGCGCCGGTGCTATGGCTGGCGCTGGCGTCGCTGGGCTTCTATTCCGTCAGCGGCTGGCAGTTCGTGCCGCTGTTGCTGGGCTCGATCGCATTCAACTACGCCGTCGGCTGGCTGATGATCTCGAGCCGGCTGCACCCCGCGCCACGCTTTGCGATCCTGGCCTTCGGCGTCGCCGGCGATCTCGCGGTGCTCGGCTATTTCAAATATGCCGGCTTCCTTGCCGCCAATCTCAATGCAATCTTTTCGACCGGCTTCGCGGTCAATGTCCTGCTCCCGGTCGGCATCTCCTTCTACACCTTTACCCAGATCGCGTTCCTGGTCGACGCCTACCGGGGCAAGGTCGCGCGTTACGCGCTGCCGCATTACGCGTTGTTCGTCACTTACTTTCCGCATCTGATCGCGGGGCCGATCCTGCACCACCGGGACATGATCCCGCAATTCGAGCGCGCCGAGGCGAAGCGGCCGGATCCGCATCTGATCCTGTGCGGCCTGATCATCTTCGCGATAGGCCTGTTCAAGAAGACCTGTCTCGCCGACGGCATCCAGCCGCTGGTGTCGCTCGCCTTCGGCCCCAACGCCCCGACCTTCGATCAGGCATGGCTCGGCGCGCTGGCCTATACGTTCCAGCTCTATTTCGATTTTTCCGGCTATTCCGACATGGCGATCGGAATCTCGCTGATGTTCGGGATATTCCTGCCGCTCAATTTCAATTCGCCCTACAAGGCGACTTCGATCGTCGATTTCTGGCGGCGCTGGCACATGACATTGTCGCAGTTCCTGCGCGACTATCTCTACATCCCGCTCGGCGGCAACCGGCATGGCGCCGTGCTGCGTTACGTCAATCTGATGGTCACCATGGTGCTCGGCGGCCTCTGGCACGGCGCGGCCTGGACATTCGTCGTGTGGGGCGCGCTGCACGGCGGCTACCTCTGCGTCAATCACGCCTGGAACCGGTTTGGCCCAGCGGTGGCGCCGCGCTTCGAGCGGGCGGCCGATATCGCCGCGTTCGTCGTAACGTTTATCGCGGTCGTCATCGCCTGGGTGTTCTTCCGCGCCGACAGCATGACGACGGCGCTCTATGTGCTGTCGAAAATGGCCGATCCCGGCAACGTCGCCTTCGGCCGGCTGGAGATCGCCCAAGCCATCTTCATCCTGATCTATGCCGGGATCGCCTGGTTCGCCCCGAACACGCAAACCATCATGGGCTATGACCATGCCAACCGCACCGTCGGCCGTGGGCTGCGGGCGTGGCAGATGCGCCCGCTCTTCATCTACGCGACCGCGGCCGTGCTGGCGTTCGGGATTCTCGGAATCCAGCAGCACAGCGAATTCATCTATTTCAGGTTTTGA
- a CDS encoding ABC transporter permease: MTITSIDGSKGKFDWTKPVLALFAALLVLLIVLPLSWLALFSVTDKAGHPTLQNFVRLFSDRDFLDPLLTTAIIATSSAAICCAVAAPMGWLVSRTDMPGRQFIRALVTASFVTPPFLGAVAWELLAAPNSGLLNQLYRLLTGQDAGEHLFNIYSLTGIIFVISCYTFPFVFVLVANALDNMPGELEDASAILGGRAWTTARRVTIPLALPALVAGALIAFLQAMTLFGSPAILALPAGFHTMTTKIWSLFQYPPKLELAAAAAVPLLLLTILLLQAQKFILGRRGYSVVGGKYGAPRRVEMKAWRWAALAFCLVVLLNPVFLPYFALLNAAFSPNATTLVTPATATLHNVVFVFTELSSTQLALKNTVILGTATASVGTILALVIAYVTTRRAIAGHRLLGFLATAPVAVPGIVLGVGLFLSYTRPPFVLYGTLWILLIAFLTINLPSAYQQLQAAFATIHPELEDASRILGATRLQSLRRITAPLLRTGVIATWCFIFIGVMRELSAAIILFTSQTKVLSVLIYDLNESGDLAAISVLGIAMLVITFAVVLAVNRIPVFGAGAGARLRNS, from the coding sequence GTGACCATCACCTCCATCGACGGCAGCAAGGGCAAATTCGACTGGACCAAACCGGTGCTGGCGCTGTTCGCCGCCTTGCTGGTCCTGCTGATCGTGCTGCCGCTGTCGTGGCTGGCGCTGTTCAGCGTCACCGACAAGGCCGGTCATCCGACCCTGCAGAATTTCGTCAGACTGTTCTCGGATCGCGACTTCCTCGATCCGCTGCTGACCACCGCCATCATCGCGACCTCCTCCGCCGCGATCTGCTGCGCCGTTGCCGCGCCGATGGGATGGCTGGTGTCGCGCACCGACATGCCCGGCCGGCAATTCATCCGCGCGCTGGTCACGGCTTCGTTCGTGACGCCGCCGTTTCTCGGCGCGGTGGCCTGGGAGCTGCTGGCGGCGCCCAACAGCGGCTTGCTCAACCAGCTCTATCGCCTCCTGACCGGTCAGGACGCCGGCGAGCACCTGTTCAATATCTATTCGCTGACCGGAATCATCTTTGTCATTTCCTGCTACACCTTCCCCTTCGTGTTCGTGCTGGTGGCGAATGCGCTCGACAACATGCCGGGCGAACTCGAGGACGCCTCCGCCATCCTCGGCGGCAGGGCCTGGACCACGGCGCGGCGCGTCACCATTCCGCTGGCGCTGCCGGCGCTGGTGGCCGGCGCGCTGATTGCATTCCTGCAGGCGATGACGCTGTTCGGCTCACCGGCGATCCTGGCGCTGCCGGCCGGCTTCCACACCATGACCACGAAAATCTGGAGCCTGTTCCAGTATCCACCGAAGCTCGAACTTGCGGCCGCCGCCGCGGTGCCATTGCTGCTGCTGACGATCCTGCTGCTGCAGGCGCAGAAATTCATCCTCGGGCGCCGCGGCTATTCGGTGGTCGGCGGCAAATATGGCGCGCCGCGCCGCGTCGAGATGAAGGCGTGGCGCTGGGCGGCGCTGGCGTTCTGCCTGGTGGTGCTGCTCAATCCGGTGTTCCTGCCCTATTTCGCGCTGCTCAACGCCGCGTTCTCGCCGAATGCGACGACACTGGTGACGCCAGCGACGGCGACGCTGCACAACGTCGTCTTCGTCTTCACCGAACTGTCGTCGACCCAGCTCGCGCTCAAGAACACCGTGATCCTGGGCACCGCGACCGCCAGCGTCGGCACCATCCTGGCGCTGGTGATCGCCTATGTCACCACGCGCCGGGCCATCGCGGGGCACCGGCTGCTCGGCTTTCTCGCCACGGCCCCCGTCGCCGTGCCCGGCATCGTGCTCGGCGTCGGCCTGTTCCTCAGTTACACGCGGCCGCCCTTCGTGCTGTACGGCACGCTGTGGATCCTGCTGATCGCGTTTCTCACCATCAACCTGCCATCGGCCTATCAGCAATTGCAGGCGGCGTTCGCCACCATCCACCCGGAACTGGAGGACGCCAGCCGCATCCTCGGCGCCACCCGGCTGCAGTCGCTGCGCCGGATCACGGCCCCGCTGCTGCGCACCGGCGTGATCGCGACCTGGTGTTTCATCTTCATCGGCGTGATGCGCGAACTGTCGGCGGCGATCATCCTGTTCACGTCGCAGACCAAGGTGCTCTCGGTTCTGATCTACGACCTCAACGAAAGCGGCGACCTTGCCGCGATTTCGGTGCTGGGCATCGCGATGCTGGTCATCACCTTCGCGGTGGTGCTGGCGGTCAACCGCATCCCGGTATTCGGCGCCGGCGCCGGGGCAAGGTTGCGGAATAGTTAG
- a CDS encoding ABC transporter substrate-binding protein produces the protein MKKRLSRRDLIKGSAALGVTVFATPAGATAPEPVAITPALVEAARKEAKVILYSSMDLPVGEKLGKTFEAQYPGIAVQIERSGSERLFQRVDQEFASGIRTVDVINSSDASHFISWKRNGWLAPFVSEDIARHFPPDYRDPDGMFATSRIWLSSIAYNTRLVKPEDAPRSFADLLDPKWAGKMVKGHPAYSGTIMTATFQLVRELGWEYLEKLSKQRVMQVQSSTDPPKKLSLGERAVMADGNEYGVVLLKEAGQPVEPVYPTEGTPTISGPTGIFAAAPHPSAARLFQAWLHTRETQQFFIDFTAQYSVHAQVQSKPGRRKISDIKLWKEDAVGVEKMTEEIKTRYAKLFRV, from the coding sequence ATGAAGAAGAGACTTTCGCGACGCGACCTCATCAAGGGTTCGGCCGCCCTCGGGGTCACGGTGTTCGCCACGCCCGCCGGGGCGACCGCACCCGAGCCGGTGGCGATCACGCCCGCGCTGGTCGAGGCCGCGCGCAAAGAGGCAAAGGTGATCCTGTACTCGTCGATGGATCTCCCGGTCGGCGAAAAGCTCGGCAAGACCTTCGAGGCGCAATATCCCGGGATTGCCGTGCAGATCGAGCGCTCCGGCTCGGAGCGGCTGTTTCAGCGGGTCGATCAGGAATTCGCCTCGGGCATCCGCACCGTCGACGTGATCAACAGCTCGGACGCCTCGCACTTCATCAGCTGGAAGAGGAACGGCTGGCTGGCGCCGTTCGTCTCGGAAGACATCGCCAGGCACTTTCCGCCGGACTATCGCGATCCCGACGGAATGTTCGCGACCTCGCGAATCTGGCTGTCGTCGATCGCCTACAACACCAGGCTGGTGAAGCCGGAAGACGCGCCCAGGAGCTTCGCCGACCTGCTCGATCCCAAATGGGCCGGCAAGATGGTCAAGGGCCATCCCGCCTATAGCGGCACCATCATGACCGCGACCTTCCAGCTGGTCCGCGAATTGGGGTGGGAATATCTGGAAAAGCTGTCGAAGCAGCGCGTCATGCAGGTGCAGTCCTCGACCGATCCGCCGAAGAAGCTTTCGCTCGGCGAGCGCGCCGTGATGGCCGACGGCAACGAATATGGCGTAGTGCTGCTGAAGGAAGCGGGCCAGCCGGTCGAGCCGGTGTATCCTACCGAGGGCACGCCGACGATCTCGGGCCCGACCGGCATCTTCGCGGCCGCGCCGCATCCCAGCGCCGCAAGACTGTTCCAGGCCTGGCTGCACACGCGGGAGACCCAGCAATTCTTCATCGACTTCACCGCGCAATATTCGGTTCACGCGCAGGTGCAGTCGAAGCCGGGCCGCCGCAAGATCTCCGACATCAAGCTATGGAAGGAAGATGCTGTCGGCGTCGAGAAGATGACGGAAGAAATCAAGACGCGCTATGCGAAGTTGTTTCGGGTTTGA
- a CDS encoding ABC transporter substrate-binding protein, whose amino-acid sequence MKKQRVSRRDILKGSTALALGAVFASPARAAAPPPEAITPQLIEAAKKEGKVVWYTSIDLSVSEKIAASFKEKFGGIEVRVERTGAERVFQRIGQEYASNVHAVDIANSSDAAHLLAWKRQGILLPYVPEDVAKHYKPEHRDPDGTYAGFRATLSPIAYNTKLVKAEDAPRSFRDLLDPKWKGKIVKAHPGYSGTILTATFEMVRDVGWEYYENLAKQNVMQVQSATDPPKKLSLGERSVMADGTEYNIFLLKETGQPVEVVYPSEGTPFVIGPNGIFKAAPNPNAAKLFQNYCFTPEAQRIIIDAGGLRSLHAQVKEHPGRKPLADIKLMKEDAEGAEKQSEEIKARYQKIFRV is encoded by the coding sequence ATGAAGAAGCAACGAGTCTCGAGACGCGACATTCTCAAGGGTTCGACCGCGCTGGCGCTGGGCGCCGTGTTCGCCTCCCCCGCCCGCGCCGCGGCGCCGCCGCCCGAAGCCATCACGCCGCAGTTGATCGAAGCGGCGAAGAAGGAAGGCAAGGTGGTCTGGTACACCTCGATCGACCTTTCGGTTTCCGAAAAGATCGCGGCCTCCTTCAAGGAGAAATTCGGCGGCATCGAGGTGCGGGTCGAGCGCACCGGCGCCGAGCGGGTGTTCCAGCGCATCGGCCAGGAATATGCCAGCAACGTCCACGCCGTCGATATCGCCAATTCGTCCGATGCGGCGCACCTGCTGGCGTGGAAGCGGCAGGGCATCCTGTTGCCCTACGTGCCCGAGGATGTCGCCAAGCACTACAAGCCCGAGCACCGCGATCCCGACGGCACCTATGCCGGCTTCCGCGCCACGCTGAGCCCGATCGCTTACAACACCAAACTGGTGAAGGCGGAAGACGCGCCCAGGAGCTTCAGGGATCTGCTCGATCCGAAATGGAAGGGCAAGATCGTCAAGGCCCATCCCGGCTACAGCGGCACCATCCTGACCGCGACCTTCGAAATGGTCCGCGACGTCGGCTGGGAATATTATGAGAATCTCGCCAAGCAGAACGTCATGCAGGTACAGTCGGCGACCGATCCGCCGAAGAAGCTTTCGCTGGGCGAGCGCAGCGTGATGGCCGACGGCACCGAATACAATATCTTCCTGCTCAAGGAGACCGGCCAGCCGGTCGAGGTGGTCTATCCGTCCGAGGGCACGCCGTTCGTGATCGGGCCGAACGGCATCTTCAAGGCGGCGCCGAATCCAAACGCGGCCAAGCTGTTCCAGAACTACTGCTTCACGCCGGAAGCGCAGCGCATCATCATCGACGCCGGTGGCCTGCGTTCGCTGCACGCGCAGGTCAAGGAGCACCCCGGACGCAAGCCGCTCGCCGACATCAAGCTGATGAAGGAAGATGCCGAAGGCGCGGAAAAGCAGAGCGAAGAGATCAAGGCCCGCTACCAGAAGATCTTTCGCGTCTGA